From the Streptomonospora nanhaiensis genome, the window GACGAGGTGCTCGCCCTCACCGGCCTCACCGACAAGGCCGGGGTGCAGGTCCGCCAGCTCTCCGGCGGCCAGCGCCGCCGGCTCGACCTCGGCCTGGCCGTGCTGTCGCGGCCCGAGGCGCTGTTCCTCGACGAGCCCACCACCGGCATGGACCCCGAGGCGCGCCGCGCCACCTGGGCCACCGTCGGCGACCTGGTCCGGCAGGGGATGGCGATCGTGCTCACCACGCACTACCTGGAGGAGGCGGAGCGCCTGGCCGACCGGCTCGCCATCATGCACCGGGGCGAGATCAGGGTCGAAGGCACGCCGCGCGACGTGGTGGTGCGGTGGGGCGACCGGATCGGCTTCCTGCTGCCGCCCGACGTCCGGTCCGAGGACCTGCCCGCGCTGCCCGGCGCCACGGGGGCCGTCGAGATGCGCGGGGGCCAGGCGTGGGCCGCCTACACCGTGCACGGCGAGGACGCCGACGGCCGCGCCTACCGCGCGATGGCCGAACTGCTGGCCTGGGCGCGGGAGCGCGGCGTCACCCTGCGTCGGCTGGAGCTGCGCGGCGCCTCGCTGGAGGACGTGTTCCTCAGCGTCGCCGAGGGCGCGGCCGACGCCGTGGCGGGCGGCACCCGCGCCTGACCGGGGCGGGGCGCCGTGGCGCCGGTCTCCCGGGCGCCCGGTCCGCGGCCGCCCGGCCGCACGCCTCTTGCGGCCACCGCCCCGGCCGGGGCCGCACCCGGCCCCGGCCGGGGCCGCGCCTCCCGCACGCACCCGCAGCCGGTGCACGTGCCCGCATCCGCGCCGCGCGCCCCCCTCCCCACACGGCACACCCCACTCCACACCCGACTCCACACACCGACCCCAGCAAAGGACCCCCTGCCATGACCGCCACCGAAACCGCGGCAGCGGCCGCCACCCGCCCGGCGGCGCGCCGGCCCGTCGGGGTGGCGCGGCAGACGCTGCGCCTGACCCGCACCGAGTTCACGCTCATCTACCGGTACCGCACGGCCCTGTTCTTCGTGCTGTTCCCCCTGGTCTTCGTCGCGCTGGCGGCCGCGGGCCAGGGGCCGTCGCTGCTGGAGGGCGTGTCGGCGGCCGAGTTCTCGGTCGCCGGAACCCCCGCCGCCATCGCGATGATGATCGGGATCATGCACGTCTCCAACGCCTACGCGGCCCGGCGCGAGCAGTTGATCCTCAAGCGCTACCGCGCCAGCGGCGTCTCGCCCTACGCCATGTTCGGCGCGACGACGCTGTCGGTCGTCGCGGTCACCGCCGCGCTGACCCTGGTCGCCGGCGCGGTGATGGCCGGGATGTACGGAACCCTGCCCGCCGATCCGGTGCTGGTGGCGGCGGGCGTGCTGCTGACGGCGGTGACCATGTCGCTGCTGGGCGCGGCCATGACGCGGCTGGCGGCCAACGCCGAGAGCGCGCAGATGCTGAGCATGGTGCCGTTCCTGGGCCTCTACGCCTCCGGCGGGCTGATGATCCCGCTCGACGTCTTCCCGGAGGGGGTTGCCACGGTGGGGCGGCTGCTGCCGATGGCCCCGGCCGTCGACCTCGTGCGGGCGGGCTACTTCGGCCGCGACCTCTTCGGCGGTGTCGACGGCGCCGAGGCCGCCACGGGCCTCAACCTGTGGGCCGCCGCCCTGCCCGCGCTGGGCGTGTGCGCGGTGTGGGTGGGGATCGCGGTCTTTTCGCTGCGCTACTTCCGCTGGGACCCCCGCCAGCCGAAGTAGGCGTTGGAGAACCCGCCGGAGGAGCAGGGCGCGCGTCCTCCGGCGGCGCGGGCGCGGAGGCCGTCTCGGGCCGCCGCGCCCGCACCCGCGTGGGGACCGCGCGGGTGCGGCGGCGGGCCGGTGGGCGGCGGGCCGGCCAAAGCCGGACGGGGCGTGGCCGGGGGCTGTGGACAACGAGATCGCGGGCAGGGGCGCCGCACTAGGCTTGGCGCCAGGCGTGGTGGGCGGGTGTCCGGGCGGGCTGAACGGCGCGGGCGGGGGGCGGACCTCGAACAGTCCGACCGTGAAGAAGGCCGAAGAGGGTGCGGAGCGCGAAGGGACGGAGGGCGGACGCATGGCCGGAGCGGCCACGGGCGAACAGCGGCGGGGCCGACCCCGCGACGGCCTCCAGCGGAGGCTGAACACGGCGCGGCGTGCCGTGCTCGCGATGTCCCTGACCACGCCCACGTTCTCCGTGCTCACCGCCATGGCGGCGGTGCCCAACATGGGCTTCGGCGTGGATGCCGTGGAGACCTTCGCCAGCCGCGCGCCGGGCGCGCTCGCCCCGGCGCTCGCGGGCGTGGGCGTGCTGTTCTCCCTGGTCCAGGGCTACTTCTCGATGCGGGTGATCCGCACCCGCATCGACCGGCCCGCCACCACGCTGGACCGCGACGTCGTCCTGTCCTACCTCGCGCTGGTGGTCAGCATGGCCCTGCTGGGCCCCAACCCCTACGCGCTGGCCAGCTCCCAGTTCTGGGGCGCGAGTGTGTGCATCACCGGCACCCGGCGGCGCAAGGCGCTCTACGCCGTGCTGATGCTGCTCGCCTCGATCGTCCCGCTGGTGATCGCGCTGCGCGGCGAGCCGCTGATCGTGCCGGTGTTCGTCACCCTGTACTCGGTGGTCGTCTACCTGATCGTCTGGGGCGTCATGCTCGCCAGCAACGCCGCGATCATCGTGCTGTGGGACATCGTCACCGAGGCCCACGCGGCCCGCGACGCCCAGGCCCGGCTCGCCGTCTCGGAGGAGCGGCTGCGCTTCTCCCGCGACATGCACGACCTTCTGGGGCACAGCCTGTCGGCGCTCGCCGTCAAGAGCGAACTCGCCGCCCGGCTGGCCGAGCGCGATCCCCAGCGCGCCGCGAGCGAGATGACGGCCGTGCAGCACCTGGCGCGCGACGCCCTGCGCGAGGTCCGGGCGGCGGTGAGCGGCTACCGCGAGGTCGACCTGGCCGCCGAGGCCGCGAGCGTGCAGGCGGTGCTGACCGCCGCCGGTGTCCGCTGCACGGTCACCGGGGCCGACCTCGACCTCCCCTCGGCGCAGCGCGCCGTGGCCTCGTGGGTGGTGCGCGAGGGCACCACGAACGTGCTCCGGCACAGCTCCGCCCGGTCCTGCTCGGTGGTGCTGCGTCGCGGCGCCGACACCCTGGTGGTCGAGGTCCACAACGACGGCGTGCCCAACGGCGCGAACCAGGG encodes:
- a CDS encoding ABC transporter ATP-binding protein, whose translation is MSTGQRPSAGPDGGENAITVRDLRQSYGDFEAVKGVSFEVARGELFALLGTNGAGKTTTIETVEGFRRPTGGSVRVFGLDPYGQPAALRERVDAVLQHSGSFPELTVAETVDLSRDLAADPMGRDEVLALTGLTDKAGVQVRQLSGGQRRRLDLGLAVLSRPEALFLDEPTTGMDPEARRATWATVGDLVRQGMAIVLTTHYLEEAERLADRLAIMHRGEIRVEGTPRDVVVRWGDRIGFLLPPDVRSEDLPALPGATGAVEMRGGQAWAAYTVHGEDADGRAYRAMAELLAWARERGVTLRRLELRGASLEDVFLSVAEGAADAVAGGTRA
- a CDS encoding ABC transporter permease, with translation MTATETAAAAATRPAARRPVGVARQTLRLTRTEFTLIYRYRTALFFVLFPLVFVALAAAGQGPSLLEGVSAAEFSVAGTPAAIAMMIGIMHVSNAYAARREQLILKRYRASGVSPYAMFGATTLSVVAVTAALTLVAGAVMAGMYGTLPADPVLVAAGVLLTAVTMSLLGAAMTRLAANAESAQMLSMVPFLGLYASGGLMIPLDVFPEGVATVGRLLPMAPAVDLVRAGYFGRDLFGGVDGAEAATGLNLWAAALPALGVCAVWVGIAVFSLRYFRWDPRQPK
- a CDS encoding sensor histidine kinase → MSLTTPTFSVLTAMAAVPNMGFGVDAVETFASRAPGALAPALAGVGVLFSLVQGYFSMRVIRTRIDRPATTLDRDVVLSYLALVVSMALLGPNPYALASSQFWGASVCITGTRRRKALYAVLMLLASIVPLVIALRGEPLIVPVFVTLYSVVVYLIVWGVMLASNAAIIVLWDIVTEAHAARDAQARLAVSEERLRFSRDMHDLLGHSLSALAVKSELAARLAERDPQRAASEMTAVQHLARDALREVRAAVSGYREVDLAAEAASVQAVLTAAGVRCTVTGADLDLPSAQRAVASWVVREGTTNVLRHSSARSCSVVLRRGADTLVVEVHNDGVPNGANQGANRGQGGSAPEYGNGLSGLTERVAAAGGALTATHTGGGGFLLRAVLPLPASRAPSTGAVEDGTGGGEGDRPRGGTDGRVGRPGHRGPGTGGDDRGGREDVTA